A section of the Ruminococcus albus AD2013 genome encodes:
- a CDS encoding restriction endonuclease subunit S has translation MSKIQLKDICCFSKGSQINGDELIDNGEYDYLNGGINPSGKWSDFNVSGGTITISEGGNSCGYVNYMPAPFWCGAHCYYLYDLRCEVKYLYYALKSQQDRIMKLRSGACMPNIKKSDIGSFTFEYTEDTSVQHIIVSNLDKVTHTIDLCNAILEKLDLLVKSRSVGRLLLTSEEVAA, from the coding sequence ATGAGTAAAATCCAATTAAAAGATATTTGTTGCTTTTCTAAAGGCAGTCAAATCAATGGTGATGAACTTATTGATAATGGTGAATATGATTATCTAAATGGAGGTATAAACCCCTCTGGTAAATGGAGTGATTTCAATGTATCAGGCGGCACTATTACAATAAGTGAAGGTGGTAATTCATGTGGATATGTGAATTATATGCCAGCCCCATTTTGGTGTGGTGCGCATTGTTACTATCTTTATGATTTAAGGTGTGAAGTGAAGTATCTATATTATGCCTTGAAAAGCCAACAAGATAGAATAATGAAACTTCGCTCAGGAGCTTGTATGCCTAATATCAAAAAAAGTGATATAGGTAGTTTTACTTTTGAATATACCGAGGATACAAGTGTTCAACACATAATAGTCTCTAACCTCGACAAAGTAACCCACACAATAGACCTCTGCAACGCTATCCTTGAAAAGCTTGATCTGCTTGTCAAATCACGGTCTGTCGGGCGGTTGCTGTTGACCTCTGAGGAGGTGGCAGCATGA